The following coding sequences lie in one Rutidosis leptorrhynchoides isolate AG116_Rl617_1_P2 chromosome 4, CSIRO_AGI_Rlap_v1, whole genome shotgun sequence genomic window:
- the LOC139842720 gene encoding protein YCF54, chloroplastic-like translates to MSLMKSLGASAVINLPTAAAITTTTAQLHHSTHSLPFLSVPQHLPKLNTTNITWKTTTPVRTSVAAANSSDTVEKEAESTKKYHFVVANAKFMLDDEEHFQEQLFERVRLFKERNMEQDFWLVIEPKFLDKFPDITKRLKRPAVALVSTNGTWIKFMKLRLDRVLEESFEADSLEEALACNPAKLEFEKPKNWVAPYPKYEYGWWKSFLPATAQKQQV, encoded by the exons ATGAGTTTGATGAAATCTTTAGGTGCTTCGGCGGTGATCAACCTCCCCACCGCCGCCGCCATCACTACCACCACCGCCCAACTCCACCACTCAACACATTCACTCCCATTTCTATCAGTACCACAACATTTGCCCAAATTAAATACAACTAATATCACCTGGAAAACAACCACTCCTGTTAGGACATCTGTTGCTGCTGCTAATTCATCCGATACAGTCGAAAAG GAAGCTGAGAGTACCAAGAAATACCATTTTGTGGTTGCAAATGCAAAGTTTATGTTGGATGATGAAGAACATTTTCAAGAGCAGTTGTTTGAAAGGGTTCGTCTTTTCAAAGAGAGAAACATGGAACAGGATTTTTGGCTCGTAATCGAACCCAAGTTCTTAGACAAGTTCCCTGACATCACTAAGAGGCTTAAGAGACCTGCAGTTGCTTTAGTTTCTACCAACGGTACATGGATCAA GTTTATGAAGTTGAGGTTAGATCGAGTTTTGGAAGAAAGCTTTGAAGCGGATAGTTTAGAAGAAGCGTTGGCATGTAATCCTGCTAAGTTAGAGTTCGAGAAACCTAAAAATTGGGTTGCGCCATACCCCAAATACGAGTATGGTTGGTGGAAGTCTTTCTTACCAGCAACCGCACAGAAGCAACAAGTATGA
- the LOC139841306 gene encoding uncharacterized protein, which translates to MNSLPLYHLLLIFLLIKSPFLKPQSLPNNITFSPRFLDSQLQDYAFRSFVTHRTITGKIYGGNVASTLTGITVSAVRLRSGALIRKGYFGYKEFNIPVGVFLTPYVTRVVLVYQNLGNWSKDYYPLPGYLFLTPVVGILAYNASYFPAKRLPELNLRSSENPIMIKFESFGVLANGVVPKCVSFDLFGEIEFDHVVNGSVCLTVKEGHFGVVVEESAPAPENGLEEPIAVGSGGGDVGNGGEWWVGGVVGGGVMAGTVVMVMVWVVRRWRLQRMEGKMECAAEGGAPLSVAAVGNVMVPVAMQTRTKPILENEYVL; encoded by the coding sequence ATGAATTCTTTACCTCTCTACCATTTACTACTCATATTTTTACTCATCAAATCCCCGTTTCTAAAACCCCAATCACTTCCTAACAACATCACATTTTCACCAAGATTTCTTGATTCACAACTTCAAGACTATGCATTTAGATCATTTGTTACGCACCGAACAATAACCGGAAAAATCTACGGTGGAAATGTCGCTTCTACCCTCACCGGAATCACAGTTTCCGCAGTTCGTCTTAGAAGTGGTGCATTGATTAGAAAAGGGTATTTTGGGTATAAAGAGTTTAATATTCCCGTTGGTGTTTTTTTGACTCCTTATGTTACAAGGGTAGTTTTGGTATACCAAAATTTAGGTAATTGGTCTAAGGATTATTACCCATTACCAGGGTATTTATTTTTAACACCAGTGGTGGGTATACTAGCTTATAATGCGTCATATTTTCCGGCGAAAAGGTTGCCGGAGTTGAACCTCCGGTCATCGGAAAATCCAATAATGATCAAGTTTGAATCTTTCGGTGTTTTAGCAAATGGGGTTGTGCCAAAATGTGTGTCTTTTGATTTATTTGGTGAGATTGAGTTTGATCATGTGGTGAATGGGAGTGTTTGTTTGACTGTGAAAGAAGGGCATTTTGGGGTGGTTGTTGAGGAGAGTGCACCGGCGCCGGAAAATGGACTGGAGGAGCCAATTGCggtgggtagtggtggtggtgatgttggtAATGGGGGTGAGTGGTGGGTGGGTGGGGTGGTAGGAGGTGGGGTCATGGCGGGGacggtggtgatggtgatggtgtggGTGGTGAGAAGGTGGAGGCTTCAAAGGATGGAGGGAAAAATGGAATGTGCGGCGGAAGGTGGTGCTCCATTGTCGGTGGCTGCCGTGGGGAATGTGATGGTGCCGGTGGCAATGCAGACTAGGACTAAACCAATTTTGGAAAATGAATATGTGTTATAA
- the LOC139841307 gene encoding uncharacterized protein yields MPWLLCGDFNEVRSQSERFNSVYNSCWANKFNEFIDKMGLIDIPLGGKKFTRVCDNGIKFSKLDRFLISEEFNLCWPYLSATVLERKSSDHAPIILRNDSFDYGPKPIRVFNEWLKIDGAADDVEST; encoded by the coding sequence ATGCCGTGGCTTCTATGCGGTGACTTTAACGAGGTTAGATCACAATCCGAAAGATTCAACTCTGTATACAATAGTTGTTGGGCAAATAAATTTAATGAGTTCATTGACAAGATGGGTCTTATCGATATCCCCTTAGGGGGAAAGAAGTTCACCCGTGTGTGTGATAACGGAATCAAATTCAGCAAATTGGACAGATTTTTGATATCTGAAGAATTCAACTTATGTTGGCCTTATTTATCTGCTACTGTTCTCGAAAGGAAATCCTCAGACCACGCGCCAATTATCTTGCGCAATGACTCTTTTGACTACGGGCCCAAGCCCATCAGGGTATTTAATGAGTGGTTAAAAATTGATGGTGCTGCAGATGATGTTGAGTCTACATAG